A single genomic interval of Nonomuraea rubra harbors:
- a CDS encoding NADP-dependent oxidoreductase: MKLVERPEPQAAWLAGLSGANYGDVVVEVHASGFTWDELSWPSTWTDRLGRDRTPSIPGHEVAGVVSALSYGTTGLSVGQRVFGLTDWTRDGTLAEYAVVEARNLAPLPGDVDFAVGASVVMPGLTAWQGLFEHGRLRAGQSVLVHGAAGAVGSMVTQLAREAGAYVIGTGRSAGRETALDFGAQEFVDLENDALEDVGGVDLVFDVFGGDIGARSAGLVRAGGTLVSVVGPPEVRPADGLAVDFVVVPDRSQLSEIARRVRDGRVRTNIGNIATLDDAVAAFNPAERPKGKTIIRVRP; encoded by the coding sequence ATGAAGCTGGTGGAGCGGCCCGAACCGCAGGCGGCTTGGCTCGCCGGCCTCTCGGGCGCGAACTACGGCGATGTCGTCGTTGAGGTTCATGCGTCCGGATTCACCTGGGATGAGCTTTCGTGGCCCTCGACCTGGACCGACCGCCTCGGCCGTGACCGGACACCGTCGATCCCCGGCCACGAGGTGGCCGGAGTGGTCAGCGCGCTCAGTTATGGCACGACGGGGCTGTCGGTGGGCCAGCGGGTGTTCGGTCTCACGGACTGGACGCGCGACGGCACGCTGGCGGAGTACGCGGTCGTCGAGGCGCGTAACCTCGCGCCGCTGCCGGGCGACGTCGACTTCGCGGTGGGCGCGAGCGTCGTGATGCCGGGCCTGACCGCGTGGCAGGGGCTGTTCGAGCACGGCCGCCTCCGGGCGGGGCAGAGCGTCCTGGTGCACGGTGCGGCCGGGGCGGTCGGTTCGATGGTGACGCAGCTCGCCCGCGAGGCCGGCGCGTACGTCATCGGCACCGGACGGTCCGCCGGCCGTGAGACGGCGCTCGACTTCGGCGCGCAGGAGTTCGTCGATCTCGAGAACGACGCCCTGGAGGACGTCGGCGGAGTTGATCTGGTGTTCGATGTCTTCGGGGGCGACATCGGGGCGCGGTCCGCGGGGCTGGTTCGAGCCGGAGGAACGCTGGTGTCCGTCGTGGGACCGCCCGAGGTGCGGCCCGCGGACGGCCTGGCGGTCGACTTCGTGGTCGTGCCCGATCGCTCCCAGCTGAGCGAGATCGCCCGGCGGGTGCGTGACGGGCGAGTGCGGACGAACATCGGCAACATCGCCACCCTCGACGATGCCGTCGCCGCCTTCAACCCGGCTGAACGGCCCAAGGGGAAGACCATCATCCGCGTTCGCCCGTAA